A region of Necator americanus strain Aroian chromosome I, whole genome shotgun sequence DNA encodes the following proteins:
- a CDS encoding hypothetical protein (NECATOR_CHRI.G3715.T1), which produces MHCPAFCDSCIHYLLHCRKHASGIALSSVSTIKPSTAAMKGKGLKLWIVSAHTPREIAEDHNKDTFYDEHNTLISKIPCQQAVIVGIDANANIRLEQQSDVLRKYFYPMEQASNNGIRLIDLCEQTNLIITSTLKRNHLRRQLTWQGATPLTPEEQRKRKMPNLKLQFDYVLARNILHSDIRKSRAVWDVAFYSDNRPVLSFIVRL; this is translated from the exons ATGCACTGTCCAGCCTTCTGCGATAGCTGTATTCATtatttgctgcattgcaggaagCACGCATCAGGAATCGCCCTCTCATCAGTATCGACAATTAAACCAtctactgcagcgatgaaaggaaa GGgactcaaactctggatcgtaagtgctcataCACCTAGGGAGATCGCAGAGGACCACAACAAGGACACGTTCTATGATGAACACAATACGTTGATATCCAAAATACCATGCCAGCAAGCGGTTattgtcggaattgatgcgaatgcaaatataagacttgaacaacaatccgatgtgcttaGAAAATACTTTTATCCCATGGAACAGGCATCGAACAACGGAATACGTCTAATTGACCTTTGCGAGCAGACGAATCTCATCATTACATCCACgcttaagaggaatcatctaCGCCGTCAGCTTACCTGGCAAGGGGCAACTCcattaacgccagaagagcagcgaaagCGGAAGATGCCGAATCTTAAGCTTCAATTCGattacgttctggcgaggaacattcttcactcagatatccgaaaatcgagagctgtttgggacgtcgcgttctaCTCTGACAACCGCCCAGTTCTCAGCTTTATAGTACGGCTCTAG
- a CDS encoding hypothetical protein (NECATOR_CHRI.G3715.T2) — MTDSRAPLGKGCRLAEKVVPGTRMMDLKHASGIALSSVSTIKPSTAAMKGKGLKLWIVSAHTPREIAEDHNKDTFYDEHNTLISKIPCQQAVIVGIDANANIRLEQQSDVLRKYFYPMEQASNNGIRLIDLCEQTNLIITSTLKRNHLRRQLTWQGATPLTPEEQRKRKMPNLKLQFDYVLARNILHSDIRKSRAVWDVAFYSDNRPVLSFIVRL; from the exons ATGACGGATTCCCGTGCGCCGCTTGGGAAAGGATGCCGGCTGGCTGAGAAAGTGGTGCCGGGCACGAGAATGATGGATTT gaagCACGCATCAGGAATCGCCCTCTCATCAGTATCGACAATTAAACCAtctactgcagcgatgaaaggaaa GGgactcaaactctggatcgtaagtgctcataCACCTAGGGAGATCGCAGAGGACCACAACAAGGACACGTTCTATGATGAACACAATACGTTGATATCCAAAATACCATGCCAGCAAGCGGTTattgtcggaattgatgcgaatgcaaatataagacttgaacaacaatccgatgtgcttaGAAAATACTTTTATCCCATGGAACAGGCATCGAACAACGGAATACGTCTAATTGACCTTTGCGAGCAGACGAATCTCATCATTACATCCACgcttaagaggaatcatctaCGCCGTCAGCTTACCTGGCAAGGGGCAACTCcattaacgccagaagagcagcgaaagCGGAAGATGCCGAATCTTAAGCTTCAATTCGattacgttctggcgaggaacattcttcactcagatatccgaaaatcgagagctgtttgggacgtcgcgttctaCTCTGACAACCGCCCAGTTCTCAGCTTTATAGTACGGCTCTAG